TTAGTTGCTGACCATCTTCCAGTGGAATTTCAATTCGATCAAGTGTGGTCCCTGGAAATCTTGATGTAGTAATCAAATTTTGAATACCTGTGCGAGACTTGATAATTTGATTGATTAATGTTGATTTACCAACATTAGTAACCCCAACGACGAAGACATCGCGTCCGTCACGCAAATCATCGATGGTACCCAATAAGTCATCTAAATTTTTGGGACGGGTCGCAGATGTCAAAAAGACGTCGACGGGTTGAATCCCCTGTGCTTTCAATTCAGCGCGTAGCCAGTTTTTCAAACGATTCTTATTTAATAGCTTAGGCAATAAATCAACCTTGTTAGCTACTACTAAAATAGGATTATCTTTTCCAACAAAGCGAGGTAATCCAGAAATTGCTGAACCAGTTACATCAAACACATCAATAACATAAACAATCAATGCCTTGGTATCTGAGATTTGATGGAGCAAATTAGCAAAATCATCATCAGTAAGCTCTACTGGCTGAATTTCGTTATAGTGACGTAAACGAAAACAACGTTGACAAAATAATTCTTCACTACTAATAGATTTTTTGAGGGCACTCATTGGCAAATAGCCAACCTTGTTTTTGTCTTCAACTTGCATCAAAGCTCCGCAACCAATGCAGCGCAATCCTTCATTTAATTGTTCTTGAACGTATTCGTCAGTAATTTCAGTTGTCACGTAATGTTTTCTCCCATTTTAGGTGTGGATGTGCTTGAAACACAATTTTTTTTACATATTTTTCAATTCTACGGTTTAACCATGTTTGCCACATATCTGATTCAATGAGGCGTTGTACAAGTACGCTACGTACTCCCGCACCGTGTGCTGCCCAAATATCAGTCAACATTTGGTCTCCCACCATAATGACTTCTTCACGCTTCAGATGATGCGTACGTAATACGTGCAAAAT
The Leuconostoc suionicum genome window above contains:
- the yqeH gene encoding ribosome biogenesis GTPase YqeH, which translates into the protein MTTEITDEYVQEQLNEGLRCIGCGALMQVEDKNKVGYLPMSALKKSISSEELFCQRCFRLRHYNEIQPVELTDDDFANLLHQISDTKALIVYVIDVFDVTGSAISGLPRFVGKDNPILVVANKVDLLPKLLNKNRLKNWLRAELKAQGIQPVDVFLTSATRPKNLDDLLGTIDDLRDGRDVFVVGVTNVGKSTLINQIIKSRTGIQNLITTSRFPGTTLDRIEIPLEDGQQLIDTPGIIKRDQMAHVLTDKDLKFALPKNEIKPRTYQLNPEQTIFIGGLARFDFISGARSAITAYFENNLNLHRTKLIGADDFYEQHAGGLLVPAPSQPQNLIKHEFSITEDSDIVFSGLGWISVPAGIKVAGWAPKGVSVLIRKAMI